A single region of the Variovorax paradoxus genome encodes:
- a CDS encoding Dps family protein — protein sequence MAKDSKKASSSSSSGKVPKKGDALVAQESGSRNAPIINIGIERQDRAAIAEGLSRVLADTYTLYLTTHNFHWNVTGPHFNSLHAMFMTQYTELWGATDIIAERIRALGHYAPGSYAEFSKIATVPDVPLTPPKAMEMVRILVKGHETVSRIAREFIPVAEEAGDDPTADMLTARCTVHDQTAWMLRSLLED from the coding sequence ATGGCAAAAGATTCGAAGAAAGCGTCGTCGTCCTCTTCATCGGGCAAGGTGCCCAAGAAGGGAGACGCCCTGGTGGCCCAGGAGTCGGGCAGCCGCAATGCGCCCATCATCAACATCGGCATCGAGCGCCAGGACCGCGCCGCCATCGCCGAGGGCCTGAGCCGCGTGCTGGCCGACACCTATACGCTCTATCTCACCACGCACAACTTTCACTGGAACGTGACGGGGCCGCACTTCAACTCGCTGCACGCCATGTTCATGACGCAGTACACCGAGCTCTGGGGCGCGACCGACATCATTGCCGAGCGCATTCGCGCGCTGGGCCACTATGCGCCAGGCTCCTATGCCGAGTTCAGCAAGATCGCCACCGTGCCGGACGTGCCGCTGACCCCGCCCAAGGCGATGGAGATGGTGCGCATCCTGGTGAAGGGCCACGAAACCGTGTCGCGCATTGCGCGCGAGTTCATTCCGGTGGCGGAAGAGGCCGGCGACGACCCGACGGCCGACATGCTGACCGCGCGCTGCACGGTGCACGATCAGACCGCGTGGATGCTGCGTTCGCTGCTCGAAGACTGA
- a CDS encoding tripartite tricarboxylate transporter TctB family protein encodes MQIKSQKTFFSGVMFTCVGAAFALGAANYNVGSAARMGPGYFPLMVGVLLTVLGLVVITTAFTGETTDGEPVGKIAWKPLGLIIGANLLFGILLAGLRSIGLPAMGLILAIYALVVVACMAGANFSMRLALVLATILAIGSYLTFIVGLKLQFQVWPTFITG; translated from the coding sequence ATGCAGATCAAGAGCCAGAAGACCTTCTTCTCGGGCGTCATGTTCACCTGCGTCGGTGCGGCGTTCGCGCTGGGCGCGGCCAACTACAACGTCGGTAGCGCGGCCCGCATGGGGCCGGGCTACTTTCCGCTGATGGTCGGCGTGCTACTGACCGTGCTGGGACTGGTGGTGATCACCACGGCGTTCACCGGCGAGACCACCGACGGCGAACCCGTGGGAAAGATCGCGTGGAAGCCGCTTGGCTTGATCATTGGCGCCAACCTGCTGTTCGGCATCCTGCTTGCGGGGTTGCGCAGCATCGGCCTGCCGGCCATGGGGCTGATCCTCGCCATCTACGCACTGGTCGTCGTGGCCTGCATGGCCGGAGCGAACTTCTCGATGAGACTGGCGCTGGTGCTTGCGACCATCCTCGCGATCGGGAGCTACCTGACCTTCATCGTGGGACTCAAGCTGCAGTTCCAGGTGTGGCCCACCTTCATCACCGGCTGA
- a CDS encoding tripartite tricarboxylate transporter permease, whose amino-acid sequence MDLIDHLSLGFSTAVTLQNLVYAFVGCLLGTLIGVLPGIGPTATIAMLLPATYALPPVAALIMLAGIYYGSQYGGSTTAILVNLPGESSSVVTVIDGHQMAKRGRGGPALAAAGLGSFFAGSVGTLILAAFAPPLTEIAFKFGPAEYFSLMVLGLIGAVVMASGSLLKAICMIMVGLLLGLVGTDVNSGVARYSFDIPELTDGLGFIAIAMGVFGYGEIIANLAKPEDEREVFTASVKGLMPTREDFKRMFPAVLRGTALGSSLGILPGGGATLSAFAAYTLEKKIQLKGGEVPFGRGNIRGVAGPEAANNAGAQTSFIPMLTLGIPPNPVMALMVGAMTIHNIQPGPQVMTSNPELFWGLIASMWIGNLMLVILNLPLIGLWIKLLTIPYRWLFPAIVLFCAIGVYSTNNNVFDIWLVAIFGVVGYTFIKLGCEPAPLLLGLILGPMMEENLRRALLLSRGDWSVFVSRPISAGLLVAAVLLMMIVLMPSIRSKREEAFVEEG is encoded by the coding sequence ATGGATCTGATCGACCACCTTTCACTCGGCTTCTCCACGGCGGTGACGCTGCAGAACCTGGTCTACGCCTTCGTCGGATGCCTGTTGGGCACCCTGATCGGTGTCCTGCCCGGCATCGGTCCGACGGCGACGATTGCGATGCTGCTGCCGGCCACCTATGCATTGCCGCCCGTGGCGGCGCTCATCATGCTCGCCGGCATCTACTACGGTTCGCAATACGGCGGCTCGACCACCGCCATTTTGGTCAACCTGCCCGGCGAGTCATCTTCCGTGGTCACCGTGATCGACGGACATCAGATGGCCAAGCGGGGGCGTGGAGGACCGGCACTGGCCGCCGCAGGTCTGGGCTCGTTCTTCGCGGGCTCCGTCGGCACGCTGATCCTCGCCGCCTTCGCACCGCCGCTGACCGAGATCGCCTTCAAGTTCGGTCCTGCCGAGTATTTCTCGCTGATGGTTCTGGGCTTGATCGGCGCGGTCGTGATGGCCTCGGGCTCGCTGCTCAAGGCCATTTGCATGATCATGGTCGGGCTGTTGCTCGGGCTCGTGGGCACCGACGTGAATTCCGGCGTGGCGCGCTACAGCTTCGACATCCCGGAACTCACGGACGGCCTGGGATTCATCGCGATCGCCATGGGTGTCTTCGGCTACGGCGAGATCATTGCCAACCTCGCCAAGCCAGAGGATGAACGCGAGGTGTTCACGGCGAGCGTCAAGGGCCTGATGCCCACCAGGGAAGACTTCAAACGCATGTTTCCGGCCGTCCTGCGCGGCACCGCGCTGGGGTCGTCGCTCGGCATCCTCCCCGGTGGCGGGGCCACGTTGTCGGCCTTTGCGGCGTACACGCTCGAAAAGAAGATCCAGCTCAAGGGCGGCGAAGTACCGTTCGGCCGGGGCAACATCCGGGGCGTTGCCGGACCGGAAGCCGCCAACAACGCCGGCGCGCAGACCTCTTTTATCCCCATGCTGACGCTGGGCATACCGCCCAATCCCGTCATGGCTCTCATGGTCGGCGCGATGACCATCCACAACATCCAGCCCGGTCCCCAAGTGATGACGAGCAACCCGGAGTTGTTCTGGGGTCTGATCGCTTCGATGTGGATCGGCAACCTGATGCTGGTGATCCTCAATCTGCCGCTCATTGGCCTGTGGATCAAGCTGTTGACGATTCCCTACCGGTGGCTGTTTCCCGCCATCGTGCTGTTCTGCGCCATCGGCGTGTATTCGACCAACAACAACGTGTTCGACATCTGGCTGGTGGCGATCTTCGGTGTGGTGGGCTACACCTTCATCAAGCTGGGATGCGAGCCTGCGCCGCTGCTGCTCGGGCTCATTTTGGGGCCGATGATGGAAGAGAACTTGCGGCGCGCGCTGCTGCTCTCGCGCGGCGACTGGAGCGTGTTCGTGTCGCGGCCGATATCGGCAGGTCTGCTGGTCGCGGCTGTGCTGTTGATGATGATCGTTCTCATGCCTTCGATCAGGTCGAAGCGTGAGGAAGCGTTTGTCGAAGAAGGTTAG
- a CDS encoding LysR substrate-binding domain-containing protein, whose product MTLTELKYIVAVARERHFGKAAEACYVSQPTLSVAIKKLEDELEVKLFERSAGEVTVTPLGEQIVQQAQSVLDQAASIKEIAKRGKDPLAGPLNLGVIYTIGPYLLPDLVRQVISRTPQMPLVLQENFTAKLLEMLRAGEIDCAIMAEPFPDTGLAMAPLYDEPFMAALPVKHKFADRESVTSDELQNETMLLLGTGHCFRDHVLEVCPEFARFSSNAEGIRKSFEGSSLETIKHMVASGMGVTLVPRLSVPAEALKPKVKGRKEPEQMVRYLPVRDAQDRDPPTRRVVLAWRRTFTRYEAIAALRNAIYACELPGVKRLS is encoded by the coding sequence ATGACTCTCACAGAACTCAAATACATCGTTGCAGTAGCCCGCGAGCGGCACTTCGGCAAGGCGGCAGAGGCCTGCTACGTCTCCCAACCGACGCTGTCGGTGGCCATCAAGAAGCTCGAGGACGAACTCGAGGTCAAGCTCTTCGAGCGCAGCGCGGGCGAAGTGACCGTTACGCCGCTGGGCGAACAGATCGTGCAGCAGGCGCAAAGCGTGCTCGACCAGGCAGCCAGCATCAAGGAAATTGCCAAGCGCGGAAAAGACCCGCTGGCCGGGCCCCTGAATCTGGGGGTGATCTACACCATCGGCCCGTACCTGCTGCCTGATCTGGTGCGCCAGGTGATTTCGCGCACGCCGCAGATGCCGCTGGTGCTGCAGGAGAATTTCACCGCCAAGCTGCTCGAAATGCTGCGCGCGGGCGAGATCGACTGCGCGATCATGGCCGAGCCATTTCCCGATACGGGCCTGGCCATGGCGCCGCTCTACGACGAGCCGTTCATGGCGGCGCTGCCCGTGAAGCACAAGTTTGCGGACCGGGAATCGGTGACCTCCGACGAACTGCAGAACGAAACCATGCTGCTGCTGGGCACCGGCCATTGTTTTCGCGACCATGTGCTGGAGGTGTGCCCCGAGTTCGCGCGCTTCTCGAGCAATGCCGAGGGCATTCGAAAAAGCTTCGAGGGCTCGTCGCTTGAAACCATCAAGCACATGGTGGCGTCCGGCATGGGCGTGACGTTGGTGCCGCGCCTCTCGGTACCGGCCGAGGCACTCAAGCCCAAGGTCAAGGGACGCAAGGAGCCCGAGCAGATGGTGCGCTATCTGCCGGTGCGCGACGCACAGGACCGCGACCCGCCCACGCGGCGCGTGGTGCTGGCCTGGCGTCGCACCTTCACCCGCTACGAGGCGATCGCCGCCTTGCGCAACGCCATTTATGCGTGCGAGCTGCCGGGCGTCAAGCGGCTGTCATAA